From one Streptomyces sp. Q6 genomic stretch:
- a CDS encoding MFS transporter, whose protein sequence is MTSPLTDAPASAPSSPEHSAAHQERWSPRLWGTLLVLCAAMFLDALDVSMVGVALPSIGSELGLSTSTLQWVVSGYILGYGGLLLLGGRAADLLGRRRVFLIALAVFALASLLGGLVDSGPLLIASRFIKGLSAAFTAPAGLSIITTTFAEGPVRNRALSIYTTCAATGFSMGLVLSGLLTEASWRLTMLLPAPIAVIALLLGLKLIPHSAKEENHRGYDVPGAITGTLSMLLLVFTVVEAPEAGWGSPRTLLSFLAVAVLFAVFVRIERRSPGPLIRLGVLRSGTQIRAQIGAMTFFGSYVSFQFLATLYLQSLLGWSALSMALAFLPAGALVALSSTKVGAIVDRFGTPRVIAVGFALMVVGYALFLRINLDPVYAAVILPTMLLIGAACALVFPSLNIQATNGVHDDEQGMVSGLLNTSVQVGGAIFLAVVTAVVTANAPEGSSPQAVLDSFRPGLVVITAVALVGLLVTLTGVRARRPQESLVVVQSAPVQAAEEPVAVRD, encoded by the coding sequence ATGACCTCTCCGCTCACCGACGCCCCGGCGTCCGCTCCGTCGTCCCCGGAGCACTCCGCAGCGCACCAGGAGCGCTGGTCCCCGCGTCTGTGGGGAACCCTCCTCGTGCTCTGCGCCGCGATGTTCCTCGACGCGCTCGACGTCTCGATGGTCGGCGTCGCGCTGCCCTCGATCGGCTCGGAACTCGGCCTGTCGACGTCGACCCTCCAGTGGGTCGTCAGCGGCTACATCCTGGGCTACGGCGGCCTGCTGCTCCTCGGTGGCCGCGCGGCCGACCTGCTCGGGCGGCGCCGTGTCTTCCTGATCGCACTCGCCGTCTTCGCGCTCGCCTCACTGCTCGGCGGGCTCGTCGACTCCGGACCGCTGCTCATCGCGAGCCGCTTCATCAAGGGCCTCAGCGCCGCGTTCACCGCGCCGGCCGGCCTGTCCATCATCACGACCACGTTCGCCGAGGGCCCGGTCCGCAACCGCGCCCTGTCCATCTACACCACCTGCGCCGCCACCGGCTTCTCCATGGGCCTCGTCCTCTCCGGCCTGCTGACGGAGGCGAGCTGGCGCCTGACCATGCTGCTGCCCGCGCCGATCGCGGTGATCGCCCTGCTGCTCGGCCTCAAGCTCATCCCGCACAGCGCCAAGGAGGAGAACCACCGCGGTTACGACGTCCCCGGCGCCATCACCGGCACGCTCTCTATGCTGCTGCTGGTCTTCACGGTGGTCGAGGCACCCGAGGCCGGCTGGGGCTCGCCCCGCACGCTGCTCTCGTTCCTGGCCGTCGCCGTCCTGTTCGCCGTGTTCGTACGGATCGAGCGGCGCTCGCCGGGGCCGCTGATCCGGCTCGGCGTACTGCGCTCCGGCACCCAGATCCGCGCGCAGATCGGCGCCATGACCTTCTTCGGCTCGTACGTGAGCTTCCAGTTCCTCGCGACGCTCTACCTCCAGTCCCTGCTCGGCTGGTCGGCGCTGAGCATGGCCCTCGCGTTCCTGCCGGCGGGCGCCCTGGTGGCGCTGTCGTCGACGAAGGTCGGCGCGATCGTGGACCGCTTCGGCACCCCGCGGGTGATCGCGGTCGGCTTCGCGCTCATGGTCGTCGGCTACGCCCTCTTCCTCCGCATCAACCTCGACCCGGTCTACGCGGCCGTCATCCTGCCCACGATGCTGCTGATCGGCGCGGCCTGCGCGCTGGTCTTCCCCTCGCTCAACATCCAGGCCACGAACGGCGTGCACGACGACGAGCAGGGCATGGTCTCCGGCCTGCTCAACACGTCCGTGCAGGTCGGCGGCGCGATCTTCCTCGCGGTGGTGACCGCCGTCGTCACGGCGAACGCCCCCGAGGGCTCCTCGCCGCAGGCGGTCCTCGACAGCTTCCGGCCCGGACTGGTGGTGATCACGGCGGTCGCCCTGGTGGGCCTGCTGGTCACGCTGACCGGTGTGCGCGCCCGGCGTCCGCAGGAGTCGCTCGTGGTCGTGCAGTCCGCGCCGGTACAGGCCGCCGAGGAGCCGGTCGCGGTACGGGACTGA